One stretch of Rhizophagus irregularis chromosome 6, complete sequence DNA includes these proteins:
- a CDS encoding Putative proteasome subunit alpha type-2 variant 2: MVYSGMGPDFRILLSKARKAAQKYKRIYNEYPPTGILVKEVASVMQEFTQSGGVRPFGVSLLIAGYDETGPALYQVDPSGSYWAWKASAIGKNMINAKTFLEKRYNDDIELEDAVHTSILTLKEGFEGQMTENSIEIGIIGGTATGFTEGKERPLFRKLSPSEVRDYLT, translated from the exons ATGGTTTATTCTGGAATGGGCCCTGATTTTAGGATCTTATTATCTAAAGCAAGAAAGGCAgcacaaaaatataaaagaatatataatgaatatcCTCCAACAGGAATTTTAGTAAAAGAAGTTGCCAGTGTTATGCAAGAATTCACTCAGAGTGg AGGTGTTCGTCCATTTGGTGTTTCCCTTTTAATTGCTGGTTATGATGAAACTGGTCCAGCATTATATCAAGTTGATCCTTCAGGATCATATTGGGCATGGAAGGCATCTGCAATTGGGAAGAATATGATTAATGCCAAAACGTTTCTGGAAAAAcg atataatgatgatattgaacTTGAAGATGCTGTTCATACTTCAATTCTTACTCTTAAAGAGGGTTTTGAAGGACAAATGACTGAAAATTCAATTGAGATTGGTATCATTGGTGGCACTGCAACAGGATTTACAGAAGGAAAGGAAAGACCCTTATTTAGAAAGTTGAGTCCTTCGGAAGTTCGAGACTATTTGACCTAG
- a CDS encoding Putative proteasome subunit alpha type-2: protein MTDRYSFSLTTFSPSGKLVQIEYALNAVAQGVTSIGIKATNGIVIATEKKSASPLIDDSSLEKVASVCPNIGMVYSGMGPDFRILLSKARKAAQKYKRIYNEYPPTGILVKEVASVMQEFTQSGGVRPFGVSLLIAGYDETGPALYQVDPSGSYWAWKASAIGKNMINAKTFLEKRYNDDIELEDAVHTSILTLKEGFEGQMTENSIEIGIIGGTATGFTEGKERPLFRKLSPSEVRDYLT from the exons ATGACTGACCGTTATAG TTTCTCTTTAACGACTTTTTCACCGTCGGGAAAACTTGTTCAAATTGAATATGCATTAAATGCTGTTGCTCAAGGTGTAACGAGCATCGGCATCAAAG CAACCAACGGTATTGTTATCGCAACCGAGAAGAAAAGTGCGTCACCACTTATCGATGATTCTTCTCTTGAAAAAGTTGCAAGTGTTTGCCCAAATATTGGAATGGTTTATTCTGGAATGGGCCCTGATTTTAGGATCTTATTATCTAAAGCAAGAAAGGCAgcacaaaaatataaaagaatatataatgaatatcCTCCAACAGGAATTTTAGTAAAAGAAGTTGCCAGTGTTATGCAAGAATTCACTCAGAGTGg AGGTGTTCGTCCATTTGGTGTTTCCCTTTTAATTGCTGGTTATGATGAAACTGGTCCAGCATTATATCAAGTTGATCCTTCAGGATCATATTGGGCATGGAAGGCATCTGCAATTGGGAAGAATATGATTAATGCCAAAACGTTTCTGGAAAAAcg atataatgatgatattgaacTTGAAGATGCTGTTCATACTTCAATTCTTACTCTTAAAGAGGGTTTTGAAGGACAAATGACTGAAAATTCAATTGAGATTGGTATCATTGGTGGCACTGCAACAGGATTTACAGAAGGAAAGGAAAGACCCTTATTTAGAAAGTTGAGTCCTTCGGAAGTTCGAGACTATTTGACCTAG
- a CDS encoding pre-mRNA-splicing factor cwc22: MSSFIETEQKVLVNTRAGGVYIPPARLREMQQTITDKSSKEYQRITWEALKKSINGLINKVNTSNIKNIVFELFNENLIRGRGLFARSIMKAQSASLPFTPVYSASVAIINTKLPQIGELVLTRLIVQFRKAYRRNDKTTCLATTSFIAHLCNHLVAHEIVALQILVLLLEHPTSDSVEVAVGFMRECGAHLAEVSPKANNDVFDRFRTILHEANVDKRVQYMIEVLFQIRKDKYKDNPPIPSELDLVKEDDQITHHISIDDELDVEETLGVFNFDPDYLENEEKYKEIKSQILGEDSDDDDDGESGTDDSDDEDEDNESEEELAKKMEIHDNTNTNLITLRKTIYLTIKSSLDFEECCHKLMKLNIQEGQEMELCNMIIECCSQERTYEKFFGLTGERLAKINLVWAKSFEKCFVQYYETIHRYETNRLRNVSKYFGHLIASDAISWEVFSVIKLTEDSTTSSSRIFIKILFEELTGTLGIPKLKVRLNDEAMCHYFDGLFPKDNPRNTRFAINFFTSIELGQLTEGLREHLVNAQKLIATEKRKRVESDSSSDDSDDSSDSSDSSSSDSSD; this comes from the exons ATGTCGTCGTTTATAGAGACTGAACAGAAAGTGCTCGTTAATACTAGAGCGGGTGGTGTATATATTCCACCCGCTCGATTACGGGAGATGCAACAAACGATAACCGATAAATCTAGTAAAGAATATCAAAGAATTACTTGGGAAGCTCTAAAAAAGAGTATTAATGGTCTCATTAACAAg GTCAATacttcaaatataaaaaatattgtttttgagttgtttaatgaaaatttaattcgTGGAAGAGGTCTTTTTGCTAGATCGATCATGAAAGCACAATCGGCTTCTCTACCGTTTACACCCGTTTATTCTGCATCGGTAGCTATTATAAACACAAAGTTACCACAAATTGGTGAACTAGTTCTCACTAGGTTAATTGTTCAATTTCGTAAAGCATATAGGCGTAACGATaag aCAACTTGTTTAGCTACTACTTCTTTTATTGCACATTTATGTAATCATCTAGTAGCTCACGAAATTGTCGCATTACAAATTTTAGTTCTTTTACTTGAGCATCCTACTAGTGATTCAGTAGAAGTTGCTGTCGGGTTTATGCGTGAATGTGGTGCTCACTTGGCTGAGGTTTCACCAAAAGCGAATAATGATGTATTTGATCGATTTAGAACTATTCTTCATGAAGCAAATGTAGATAAAAGAGTTCAATATATGATTGAagttttatttcaaataagaAAGGATAAATATAAGGATAATCCACCAATTCCATCAGAATTAGATTTGGTTAAGGAAGATGATCAAATTACTCATCATATATCAATTGATGATGAATTAGATGTTGAAGAAACTCTTG GTGTCTTCAATTTCGATCctgattatttagaaaatgaagaaaaatacAAGGAAATAAAATCACAAATATTAGGTGAAGattctgatgatgatgatgatggagAATCAGGTACTGATGATAGTGATGACGAAGATGAAGATAATGAGAGCGAAGAGGAATTAGcaaagaaaatggaaattcaTGATAATACAAATACAAACTTGATAACCTTACGTAAAACGATATATCTAACTATTAAGTCAAGTCTTGACTTTGAAGAATGTTGTCACAAacttatgaaattaaatattcaagAAGGACAAGAG aTGGAACTTTGCAACATGATAATTGAATGTTGTTCTCAAGAACGTACTTATGAAAAGTTTTTTGGTCTTACAGGTGAACGTcttgcaaaaataaatttggtttgggctaaatcttttgaaaaatgttttgttcaatattatgAGACAATTCATCGATACGAAACGAATCGGTTAAGAAAcgtatcaaaatattttggaCACCTTATAGCATCAGATGCTATTTCTTGGGAagtttttagtgtaattaaATTGACAGAAGATTCAACCACATCAAGTTctcgaatttttattaaaatattatttgaagaacTCACTGGTACTTTAGGTATACCGAAACTTAAAGTGAGATTAAATGATGAAGCAATGTGTCATTATTTCGACGGTCTTTTTCCAAAGGATAATCCACGGAATACTCGTTTTGCAATCAACTTTTTTACAAGTATTGAATTAGGTCAATTAACTGAGGGTTTAAGAGAGCATTTGGTG aatGCACAAAAACTCATTGCAACAGAAAAACGTAAACGAGTAGAGAGTGATAGTTCTTCAGATGATTCAGATGATTCGTCAGATTCGTCAGATTCGTCATCATCAGACTCATCTGATTGA